A window of the Brassica oleracea var. oleracea cultivar TO1000 chromosome C1, BOL, whole genome shotgun sequence genome harbors these coding sequences:
- the LOC106297735 gene encoding probable pectate lyase 18 yields MQTNKLFISIVSFLLYAPLMFSSPVPDPEAIVEEVHKSINASVAARRKLGYLSCSTGNPIDDCWRCDSNWEKNRQRLADCAIGFGKNAIGGRDGRIYVVTDSGNDDPVTPKPGTLRHAVIQDEPLWIIFQRDMTIHLKEELIMNSFKTIDGRGASVHIAGGPCITIQYVTNIIIHGIHLHDCKQGGNAMVRSSPRHFGWRTISDGDGVSIFGGSHVWVDHCSLSNCDDGLIDAIMGSTAITLSNNYMTHHDKVMLLGHSDTYTRDKNMQITIAFNHFGEGLVQRMPRCRHGYFHVVNNDYTHWEMYAIGGSANPTINSQGNRFVAPNIRFSKEVTKHEDAPESEWKSWNWRSSGDLLLNGAFFTPSGGASSSSYAKASSLGARPSSLVGPLTVGSGALNCRKGSRC; encoded by the exons ATGCAGACAAATAAGCTCTTTATCTCCATAGTCTCCTTCCTTCTCTATGCTCCATTGATGTTCTCTTCACCAGTTCCAGACCCAGAAGCTATCGTCGAAGAAGTTCACAA GAGCATTAATGCGTCGGTTGCAGCAAGAAGGAAGCTAGGCTACCTCTCATGTTCCACCGGTAACCCTATCGACGACTGTTGGCGATGCGACTCAAACTGGGAGAAAAACCGCCAACGTCTCGCCGACTGCGCCATCGGGTTCGGCAAGAACGCCATCGGCGGCCGTGACGGTCGTATCTACGTGGTAACCGACTCAGGAAACGACGACCCAGTGACCCCCAAGCCCGGAACGTTAAGACACGCTGTGATTCAAGACGAGCCCTTATGGATCATCTTCCAGCGAGACATGACCATTCATCTCAAAGAAGAGCTCATCATGAACTCTTTCAAGACCATAGATGGTCGTGGCGCGTCCGTGCACATCGCTGGTGGGCCTTGCATCACGATCCAGTACGTGACCAACATTATCATCCACGGGATTCATTTACACGACTGCAAGCAAGGTGGGAACGCTATGGTGCGAAGCTCCCCACGGCATTTTGGGTGGAGAACGATATCCGATGGTGACGGCGTGTCTATCTTCGGAGGGAGTCATGTTTGGGTTGATCATTGTTCGTTGTCTAACTGTGACGATGGGCTTATTGATGCTATAATGGGCTCGACGGCTATTACTTTGTCTAACAATTACATGACGCATCATGATAAGGTCATGTTGCTTGGTCATAGTGATACTTACACTCGTGACAAGAATATGCAAATCACCATTGCTTTTAACCATTTTGGTGAAGGACTTGTTCAAAGAATGCCAAG GTGTAGACATGGGTACTTCCATGTGGTGAACAATGACTACACACATTGGGAGATGTACGCGATTGGTGGAAGTGCTAATCCTACTATCAATAGTCAAGGGAACAGATTTGTGGCCCCGAATATCAGATTTAGCAAAGAAGTGACTAAGCACGAGGACGCGCCCGAAAGCGAGTGGAAGAGCTGGAACTGGAGATCATCTGGTGATTTGTTGCTAAACGGTGCGTTTTTTACGCCTTCTGGTGGTGCTTCCTCTTCTAGCTATGCCAAGGCTTCCAGTCTTGGGGCTCGACCGTCTTCTCTCGTTGGCCCGTTGACGGTTGGTTCTGGTGCGCTGAATTGCCGCAAGGGTTCACGTTGCTGA